One segment of Sulfobacillus thermosulfidooxidans DSM 9293 DNA contains the following:
- the cas2 gene encoding CRISPR-associated endonuclease Cas2, whose protein sequence is MHILVAYDVKTETVEGRRRLRKVAQQCLNYGQRVQYSVFECQVNEMTLYKLQTALEAIVEPDEDSIRIYHVNPSKTWVKGIDRYVDFDEPLIF, encoded by the coding sequence ATGCACATTTTAGTGGCTTACGATGTCAAAACAGAGACGGTGGAGGGACGAAGGCGCCTTAGGAAAGTTGCTCAACAATGTTTGAATTACGGGCAGCGAGTACAATATTCGGTTTTTGAATGTCAGGTCAACGAGATGACGTTATACAAATTGCAGACCGCACTTGAAGCGATTGTCGAACCCGATGAAGACAGTATTCGAATCTATCACGTTAACCCTTCTAAGACATGGGTCAAGGGAATCGATCGGTACGTGGATTTCGATGAGCCCTTAATTTTTTGA